A segment of the Flavobacteriales bacterium genome:
GCTGAGGCCGTACCACGCCGCTGCCGGGTGCCTTCGCGCCTGTTGCAGGAGGAGTTTGCGCGCCTTGAAGTAATCATGGATCTCCAAGGCCTCGAAGCCCTGCCGCAGGCGGTCGCCGATGGGCCACGGCGCCGGAACGGAGAACAGCTGCGGCGCTGCGAGCGTTGATGCCAGCAGGAGCGCGGCCCGGCATGATGGGAGGAGCATCGGCTGCAAAGCTACCCTTGCCCTGCGGCGCCCTTCGCCACCTTTGCCCGCCACGATCGACCGCCCTTTGTTGATGGAAGCCCGACTGCGCCGCATCGAGCGCTGGATCACCCCGCGCAACGCGAGGTTGGCGCTGGGCGTGCTGCTGTTGCTCACCACCGCCTTCGGAGCAGCGCTGCGCGAAGCCCGCCTCGATCACGATTTCGAGCGCTTCTTCCCTACCAACGACCCGGAGCTCGACCGCTACCTGGCCTTCCGGGAGCGCTTCGGCGGCGACGATGATTTCCTGCTCATCGGCGCGGCGCACGAGCCCTCGGTATTCGACAGCGCCTTCCTCGCGCGCTTCGATGCACTGGCCGGCGATCTGATCGCGCTTCCGCACGTTCGATCGGTGAATACGCTCACCCGGGCGCAGGAACCGCGGCTCACCCCTGTGGGCGCCTTCCTTGTCCCTTGGCTGCGCTGGGAAGCCGACAGCCTGCTCCGAGCGGACAGCATCCGCGTGTGGAGCGATGCGCTGATGCGCGAGGCGCACATCGCCGCGGATGGCAAGGCGATGCTCATGGTTCTGCGCGCGGCGCCGGGCCTTAGCAAGGACCGCAGCGATTCGCTCTTCCTCGCCGTGCAGGCCGCAGTGGACCGCAGCGGCCTGTCCGAGGTGCGCATGGGCGGGCGCATCCACGGTCAGTACTGGTACATCCAGAAGATGCAGCGCGAACTGGTGCTCTTCTTCAGCATCTCGGTGGCCTTGCTCAGCGTGTTCCTCGCCATCGGTTTCCGAACCTGGTGGGGCGTAGCGGTGCCGCTGGTGGTGGTGGGGCTCTCCGTGCTGTGGCAAGTGGGCCTCATGACCCTGATGGGCAAGCCGCTCACGGTGCTCACCATGCTGCTGCCGACGATCCTGTTCGTGGTAGGCATGAGCGACGTGGTGCACATCCTCCAGCGCTATATCGATGCCTTGCGCAGCGGCCACAGCAAAGCGCGAGCGCTAGCGATCACCTACTACGAAGTGGGCCTGGCCACCTTCCTCACATCGCTCACCACCGCCATCGGCTTCGCAACCCTGATGAGCAGCGGCATCCAGCCGATCCGGGAGTTCGGCGTGTTCACGGGAATCGGCGTTTTCGTGGCCTTCACCTTGGCCTTCACCCTGCTGCCCGCGCTGCTGCTCTCGCTGCCCACTCCGGTGCAGGCCGCAGCGAGCGCTGAAGCGAGCACATGGTTCTGGCCCCTGCACCGCCTGTTCCGCCAGGTGGTGCGCCGCCGCCGGCTGGTGATCGTTGGCTCTGCCCTGCTGATGCTGGGCTGCCTCCCGCTCGCCAGCATGCTGAAGGTGGACAATCATCTGCTCGAGGATTGGCCCGATGACGACCCGCAGAAACAGGACTACTTCTGGTTCGAGCAGCATTTCGGCGGTGTGCGCCCCTTCGAGATGGAGGTGATCGCGCCGGGTGGTGATGCCTGGAGCCTGGCGGACCTGCGCGACATGGATCACGTGGAGAACTACCTGAGGAATGCCTACGGTGTGGGTTCGGTGATGTCGCCATCCGTGGTGATCAAGGCCATGAACAAGGCTGCCAATGGCGGCGATGCCAGCTATTTCAAGCTGCCGGACAATGAGGCCGAGGCTCGACGGCTGGTGCGCATGGCCCGCTTGGCGCTCGGACCGCAAGCGCTCTCCTCCCTGGTGGATAGCACCGGCGCCTTCGCACGGGTCGCCGGGCGTTTGCCCGACGAAGGCGGCCACGTGTTCAAGCAGCGGAACGCCGCGCTGGATACGTTCCTCATTGAGCAGGGCCTCTCCGACCGGATGGCGCAAACGGGCATGGCCTTCCTGATCGACCGCAACAACGAGAAGCTCAGCAGCCAGCTGATCGCAGGCTTGAGCCTGGCCTTCTTGCTGATCGCGGCGATCATGGCCTGGGTATTCCGCGATGCGCGGATGACCCTGGTGGCATTGCTGCCGAATGTGCTGCCCTTGCTCATGGTGGCGGCTCTGATGGGCGCAGCAGGCATCGCGGTCAAGGTGAGCACGGCGATCATCTTCACCATCGCTTTCGGCATCGCCGTGGATGACACGATCCACGTGCTGGGAAAGCTGCGCATTGAATTGCTCAAGGGCCGCAGCGTGCCGTTGGCCTTGAAGCGCTCGGTGCTCTCCTCGGGCAAGGCCGTGCTCATCACCAGCATCATGCTCTGCTCTGGCTTCGTGTCCCTGGTGTTCAGCAGCTTCGCCAGCGTGCACTACATGGGGCTCCTGGTGAGTTGCACGCTGGCCTTCGCGCTAGCGGCCGATCTGCTGCTGTTGCCGCCGTTGGTGCTTTGGCTGATCCGGCGCCGACCGGGTGCTTGATGCGCGAAAGGCGCTCTTCAGAACGGCTTTCGCTTGGCTGGGTGATGGGCGCTCACAGGCTGTCCCACAGCCCTTTGAAATCGGGCTGATCCATGAAGTGGTCCTTGCCCATCGCGGCGTACTGCTTGGCGCGATCGCGCTGGCCCTTGCTCACGAGGTAGTCGGCATAGCGGATCAGCGCATTCTTCAATTGCGTCTTCTGGTCGCGGGGCAAAGTGCCGATGTCGCCTGCCGCGGCCAGCACCTTGTCGAACTCCTTCACGCTGAGGTCCCCTTCCTTGTTGAGGTTGCTCTTGTACTGGCAAAGGGCCAGCATCAGCCAAGGGCCGGGGTTCTCCGGATAGTAGCCCACCATGCCGTCGTAGATCTGCTTGGCCTTGCTCACGCCCTTAGGGTCATCGTACAGATTCTCACCGGCGGTGAAGGACACCGTGTTCAGCTCCGCCCAGTAGTCCTCGTAATTGCTGAAGAACTCCTTGTCCTTGTCCTTCTTGCGGTACTTCTCGGCCCATTTGACGGCATCGCGCGAGGCCTTGGGGTAATCTGCGTTGTACTTCTCCTGCTTGCTCATCTCGAACAGGCACATGCTCACATAGAGGAAGGGCAGCGCGTCCTTCTTGGTGTCATCGCCCTGGGTGTAGCCCTCAGCCTTGTAGATGCACTTCTCGTACTTCTCATCGACGAAGAGCACGAGCAGGTCCTCGTACACGTGTTTCTGCGCCTGGGCGGAAACGGCCAGTGCGAAGGCCGCGAGGGTGAACAGCTTCTTCATGGTTCTTTAGAATGCCGGCCGCTTGGCAACCGATGTGCCGAAGGTAGAGCGATGGCCGGAATCGCGCTGATTCGCGCTTCATTTGCCCCGTGCGCATCGATATCATCACCGTACTGCCCGATCTGCTCACCAGCTGGTTCGGCGAGAGCATCCTGGAGCGCGCGCAGAAGAAGGGCGCCGTGGAGGTGCATCTGCACGACCTACGGCAGTGGACCCTGGACAAGCACCGTCGGGTGGATGACTACCCCTTTGGCGGCGGTGCGGGCATGGTGATGCAGGTGGAGCCGATCGACCGGGCCATTGCGGCGCTGAAGGCGGAGCGGGCCTACGACGAGGTCATTTACATGAGCCCCGACGGTCAGTTGCTCGATCAGCCACTGGCGAACGCGCTGAGCACCAAAGGCAACCTGATCGTCCTTTGCGGCCATTACAAAGGCATCGATGAACGGGTCCGCTTGCATCTCGTCACGCGCGAGGTGAGCATCGGGGACTATGTGCTCACCGGCGGCGAATTGGCGGCGGCGGTGCTTTGCGACGCCGTGATCCGTTTGCTGCCCGGGGTGATCGGGGACGAGACCTCGGCCCTGAGCGACAGCTTCCAGGACGGCCTGGTGGCTCCGCCTGCCTACACACGTCCGGCCGATTACAAGGGTTGGAAGGTGCCCGATGTGCTGCTGAGCGGGCACCAGGCCCGAATCGACGAGTGGCGGCATGCCCAGGCGGTAGAGCGCACCCGGGAGCGGCGTCCGGGCCTGCTCCCACCGGAAGGAGAAGGCATGGCGGGTTAACGAATCGGAAAGATCCTTACTATTGCGGCCCAATTCCGGGACCGTATGCCCCTGCATCGCTTGGGCCGCTGGGCAACCCGCTAACACCCCAGGTCATGGACCGTATCAAGCAACTCGAGAAGGAGCTGGCCCCGCTGAAGGAGATGCCCGCTTTCAAGGCCGGAGACACCATCACCGTGCATTACAAGATCGTAGAGGGCAACAAGGAGCGCATCCAGCAGTACCAAGGCGTGGTGATCCAGCGCAAGGGCAGCGGCAGCACCGCCACCTTCACTGTGCGCAAGATCAGCAACAACGTGGGCGTGGAGCGGATCTTCCCGGTGGCCTCCCCCTTCATCGACAAGATCGACGTGAACAAGCGCGGCGATGTGCGGCGCGCGCGCATCTTCTACCTGCGTGAGCGTCGGGGCAAGAGCGCCCGCATCACCGAGAAGCGCCAGGCCCTCGCCGAACAGAAGAGCTAGGCCGATACGCTTTCTGAACAGAGGACCGTCGAGCTTAGGCTTGGCGGTCTCTTCGTTCAGGCCCTGCCCTCCCCGCCTACCTTGCCCACCGTGAAGCGATTCCTGGTGATCCAGACCGCCTTCCTGGGCGATGCCGTGCTGGCCACCGCGCTGCTGGAGAAGCTCGTCGCCTTCTACCCCGATGCCGCCATCGACCTGGTGGTGCGCAAGGGCAACGAGGGATTGTTCATCGCGCATCCGTTCCTGAACAAGCTCCATGTCTGGGACAAGCGCAAGGGCAAGACGCGCGACCTCTTTCGCCTGATCAGAGAGCTTCGCAAGACAGAATACGATCACATCATCAACTGCCAGCGATTCTTCAGCACAGGCATGATGACCATCCTCGCCCGAGGCAAGGAGAAGATCGGCTACGACAAGAATCCGTTGAGTTCCCTGTTCACGCGCAAGGTGAAGCACGTGATCGGCGACGGACGGCACGAGGTTGACCGTCTGAATGCCCTGATCGAGCACTTGACTGATGGATCGCGACCGATGCCAACCCTGCATCCTGAACCGGGGGAAATCGATGACCTCAAGGCTGAAATCGCACTGGGCGTCAATGGTGGAAATGGGGCGTACGTCATCATCGCGGCTGCTTCCGTATGGTTCACCAAGCAATGGCCTGAGGCGAAGTGGGTCGAGTTGATCAAGGCCCTTCCATCGGAGAATCGCGTGCTGCTCATCGGCGCGCCAAGTGATGTGTCGCTTTGCGAGCGCATCGCGAAAGGCTCGGGGCGCGGTGAAGTGTTGGCGGGCAAGCTCTCCTTGCTCGGCACTGCCGCCCTGATGAAGGACGCGACCATGAACTACGTGAACGACAGCGCGCCCCTGCACATCGCCAGCGCGATGATCGCGCCGGTGACGGCCATCTTCTGCAGCACGGTGCCGGCCTTCGGCTTTGGACCGCTCCGTGCGAATGGACGCGTGTTGGAGACCAGCGAGGAGCTCGATTGCCGGCCATGCGGGTTGCACGGGCACAGGGCCTGTCCGAAAGGGCATTTCAAGTGCGCGATGGGGATAGAGGCGCGCGCACACATGATATGATCGTCTGATTATCCGATCTTCTGATCACTTTCGCCCCATGACCTACGAGAAACTCCTGTTCTCCAGCACCGAAGGCGTTGCCACCCTCACGCTCAACCGTCCCGACAAGCTCAACAGCTACGACCGGCAGCTATCGCTTGAAGTGATTGATGCGTTGGACCGATGTGCCAGTGATGCAACGATACGGGCGGTGCTCATCACCGGTGCAGGCCGTGCCTTCTCCGCTGGACAGGACTTAGCCGAGGCCATTGCTCCCGGAACGAAGATCGAAGACATCCTCACCACACAGTACAATCCCATCGTGCGCCGCATCCGCGCGCTGAAGAAACCGGTAGTTGCGGCCGTGAACGGCGTTGCGGCTGGTGCCGGCGCCAACATCGCCTATGCCTGCGACCTCACCCTTGCGGCCGAGAGCGCCAGCTTCATCCAGAGCTTCATCAATATCGGCCTCATCCCCGACAGCGGCGGCACCTTCACCCTGCCCAACCTCGTGGGCATGCAGCGCGCCTTCGGGCAGATGATACTGGCGCCCAAGGTGAGCGCCAAGGAGGCTGAGGCGCTGGGCATGATCTGGAAGGCCGTGCCCGATGCGGATCTGATGAACGAGGCCACGGCCCTGGCGAAGAAGCTCGCCGCCATGCCCACCAAGGCCATCGCCCTCACGAAGGAAGCCCTGAACCGCGCGCAGGGCAGCACGCTTGATGCCCAGCTCGATGTCGAGAATGAGCTGCAGACCATCGCCGGCGCCAGCTACGATTACAACGAAGGGGTAGCGGCATTCTTGGAGAAACGAAAGCCCGCTTACAAAGGCGCGTAGCTCCATCCCATTCACCAGCACTTTCGACCATACGGGCCGGCAATCGAGGATCGATACACTATGGAAGCAATGAAGAAGATCGCCGTGATAGGCGCTGGCACCATGGGCAGCGGCATCGCGCAGGTAGCCGCGCAGGCTGGGCACCACGTGGTGCTCTGCGATGCGCGCCGCGAGGCGGTGGACAAGGCGCTCAACGGTCTGCGCAAGACGCTCGACAAGCTGGTGGAGAAGGGCAAGCTCACGAAGGAGCAGGCCGATGGCATCCAAAGCCGCATCGCACCTGCAAGCGACCTGAAGGAACTCGCGGGAAGCGGGCTGGTGATCGAGGCCATCATCGAGGATCTGGGCATCAAGAAGAAGCTCTTCGGTGACTTGGAAGGCATTGTGCCGGAGGATGCCGTGCTGGCCACCAACACCTCTTCCCTATCGGTCACTGC
Coding sequences within it:
- a CDS encoding MMPL family transporter, giving the protein MEARLRRIERWITPRNARLALGVLLLLTTAFGAALREARLDHDFERFFPTNDPELDRYLAFRERFGGDDDFLLIGAAHEPSVFDSAFLARFDALAGDLIALPHVRSVNTLTRAQEPRLTPVGAFLVPWLRWEADSLLRADSIRVWSDALMREAHIAADGKAMLMVLRAAPGLSKDRSDSLFLAVQAAVDRSGLSEVRMGGRIHGQYWYIQKMQRELVLFFSISVALLSVFLAIGFRTWWGVAVPLVVVGLSVLWQVGLMTLMGKPLTVLTMLLPTILFVVGMSDVVHILQRYIDALRSGHSKARALAITYYEVGLATFLTSLTTAIGFATLMSSGIQPIREFGVFTGIGVFVAFTLAFTLLPALLLSLPTPVQAAASAEASTWFWPLHRLFRQVVRRRRLVIVGSALLMLGCLPLASMLKVDNHLLEDWPDDDPQKQDYFWFEQHFGGVRPFEMEVIAPGGDAWSLADLRDMDHVENYLRNAYGVGSVMSPSVVIKAMNKAANGGDASYFKLPDNEAEARRLVRMARLALGPQALSSLVDSTGAFARVAGRLPDEGGHVFKQRNAALDTFLIEQGLSDRMAQTGMAFLIDRNNEKLSSQLIAGLSLAFLLIAAIMAWVFRDARMTLVALLPNVLPLLMVAALMGAAGIAVKVSTAIIFTIAFGIAVDDTIHVLGKLRIELLKGRSVPLALKRSVLSSGKAVLITSIMLCSGFVSLVFSSFASVHYMGLLVSCTLAFALAADLLLLPPLVLWLIRRRPGA
- the trmD gene encoding tRNA (guanosine(37)-N1)-methyltransferase TrmD, whose translation is MRIDIITVLPDLLTSWFGESILERAQKKGAVEVHLHDLRQWTLDKHRRVDDYPFGGGAGMVMQVEPIDRAIAALKAERAYDEVIYMSPDGQLLDQPLANALSTKGNLIVLCGHYKGIDERVRLHLVTREVSIGDYVLTGGELAAAVLCDAVIRLLPGVIGDETSALSDSFQDGLVAPPAYTRPADYKGWKVPDVLLSGHQARIDEWRHAQAVERTRERRPGLLPPEGEGMAG
- the rplS gene encoding 50S ribosomal protein L19, yielding MKQLEKELAPLKEMPAFKAGDTITVHYKIVEGNKERIQQYQGVVIQRKGSGSTATFTVRKISNNVGVERIFPVASPFIDKIDVNKRGDVRRARIFYLRERRGKSARITEKRQALAEQKS
- a CDS encoding glycosyltransferase family 9 protein, whose amino-acid sequence is MKRFLVIQTAFLGDAVLATALLEKLVAFYPDAAIDLVVRKGNEGLFIAHPFLNKLHVWDKRKGKTRDLFRLIRELRKTEYDHIINCQRFFSTGMMTILARGKEKIGYDKNPLSSLFTRKVKHVIGDGRHEVDRLNALIEHLTDGSRPMPTLHPEPGEIDDLKAEIALGVNGGNGAYVIIAAASVWFTKQWPEAKWVELIKALPSENRVLLIGAPSDVSLCERIAKGSGRGEVLAGKLSLLGTAALMKDATMNYVNDSAPLHIASAMIAPVTAIFCSTVPAFGFGPLRANGRVLETSEELDCRPCGLHGHRACPKGHFKCAMGIEARAHMI
- a CDS encoding 2-(1,2-epoxy-1,2-dihydrophenyl)acetyl-CoA isomerase, whose product is MTYEKLLFSSTEGVATLTLNRPDKLNSYDRQLSLEVIDALDRCASDATIRAVLITGAGRAFSAGQDLAEAIAPGTKIEDILTTQYNPIVRRIRALKKPVVAAVNGVAAGAGANIAYACDLTLAAESASFIQSFINIGLIPDSGGTFTLPNLVGMQRAFGQMILAPKVSAKEAEALGMIWKAVPDADLMNEATALAKKLAAMPTKAIALTKEALNRAQGSTLDAQLDVENELQTIAGASYDYNEGVAAFLEKRKPAYKGA